TCCCTTGAGCGCGCTGAAGCTGCCAAGATCGACGCGGAGCGTCTGCTCGACGAGTACAAGCAGACGATGGCCGACGCCCGCAAGGAAGCCGGAAGCATCCTGCAGCAGGCCAAGCAGGCTGCCGAGGCCACGCGTCTCGAAGGCACCGCAAAGACGCAGGCTGAGATCGACGACATGCTGACCAAGGCACGCGAGTCGATCGAGGGCGAGCGCCGAGCGGCCATCGCTTCGCTACAGGCGTCGGTTGCCGATCTCTCGGTGGCCGTCGCGGGCAAGCTGATCGGCAGCGAGCTTTCTGCCGACGACCACCGCGCCGTGATCGAGAAGTACATCAGCGAGGCGGGCAGCCTGAATGCGAACTAGCCGAGCGCTCGCCAAGCAGATCGTCGCGGCGTACGCGAACGCCCTGTTCGAGGCCGCCGCTGCAAGCGGTGACGTCGACAACGTCTCGATGCAGCTCGATGCTGTAGCGCGGCTCGTTCGCGGCCAAGCGCCGCTGCGCGACGCCGTGCGCGACGACTCGATCGCTGCGCCGCTGCGCGCGCAGATGCTGCGCGACGTGCTTGTC
The genomic region above belongs to Coriobacteriia bacterium and contains:
- the atpF gene encoding F0F1 ATP synthase subunit B, producing MDLLIPKLQELLPAAVSFLIILVVASKYVWPPITAMLDERADNIRESLERAEAAKIDAERLLDEYKQTMADARKEAGSILQQAKQAAEATRLEGTAKTQAEIDDMLTKARESIEGERRAAIASLQASVADLSVAVAGKLIGSELSADDHRAVIEKYISEAGSLNAN
- a CDS encoding F0F1 ATP synthase subunit delta, with product MRTSRALAKQIVAAYANALFEAAAASGDVDNVSMQLDAVARLVRGQAPLRDAVRDDSIAAPLRAQMLRDVLV